A stretch of Corallococcus silvisoli DNA encodes these proteins:
- a CDS encoding MOSC domain-containing protein, whose amino-acid sequence MTAPAPSLTGHLANVLLCTDAEPKRFVTREVPEVKVSFEGIVGDRHAGLTRLADVRVPWFPKGTVIRNTRQLSVVSREELAEVALALGVPHVLASWLGANLELVGVPQLTHLPPGTRLFFPEDATLVMEGENQPCVHPGRVIEAHHPDLKGLASRFVKAAWRRRGLVGWVERPGLIRAGDAVRVMLPPPVTYSLPAAPREQVG is encoded by the coding sequence ATGACCGCCCCCGCTCCCTCGCTCACCGGCCATCTCGCCAACGTGCTGCTCTGCACGGACGCTGAACCGAAGCGCTTCGTCACCCGGGAGGTCCCCGAGGTGAAGGTGTCCTTCGAGGGCATCGTCGGAGACCGGCACGCGGGCCTCACGCGGCTGGCGGACGTGCGCGTGCCGTGGTTCCCCAAGGGCACCGTCATCCGCAACACCCGGCAGCTGTCGGTCGTGTCGCGCGAGGAGCTGGCGGAGGTCGCGCTCGCGCTGGGCGTGCCGCACGTGCTGGCGTCGTGGCTGGGCGCGAACCTGGAGCTGGTCGGCGTGCCCCAGCTGACGCACCTGCCGCCCGGGACGCGGCTGTTCTTCCCGGAGGACGCGACGCTGGTGATGGAGGGGGAGAACCAGCCCTGCGTGCACCCGGGCCGCGTCATCGAGGCGCACCACCCGGACCTGAAGGGGCTGGCGAGCCGCTTCGTGAAGGCCGCGTGGCGGAGGCGCGGCCTGGTGGGCTGGGTGGAGCGGCCGGGCCTCATCCGCGCCGGCGACGCGGTGCGGGTGATGCTGCCGCCGCCGGTGACGTACTCGCTGCCCGCCGCGCCGCGCGAGCAGGTGGGCTGA
- a CDS encoding DUF3943 domain-containing protein — protein MERGAHRPQQGGGRCPWAPCVLLLLTLPWGAALAQAPAWSLPAALAPLAQDAPLPADAPQREEEPEEELDEDTHPRHHPWRALAEVTAVNLALWTYDRTIGGKVWARVDLHTWKNNLRTGFVWDGDGFSENQFAHPYNGSFYYAAARDNGFSYAASVPFTLLGSLQWELFGEVFPPSINDLINTTLGGSAMGEAFYRLSSMVLDTEATGRKRFFHELGAGALSPVRGVNRLLRGDVSRHHPTPRDWTPTYFASWGTLGYLRLDDGGSLAGGKNQYFAEFSLRYGDAFRGAYRRPFDAFEARAQFTTQEHNLVSYARLQGLLTATSLAQGERDGLRLGLFQQLSYVDTFAYELGGQSVAVGPLYLHQLPGDSTLRSALLLDGLILIGISSEHSGTEGRNYDYCSGGGFQFQVAYARGAWDIVSLELGLSHLIVVDGSSGSHQVRTAQFQLDLPIHRWLGLGVEANYFQRHSRFSAFPDVTKDTYQLRFFMSVH, from the coding sequence ATGGAGCGTGGCGCGCACAGGCCGCAGCAGGGCGGAGGCCGGTGTCCGTGGGCGCCCTGCGTCCTGCTGCTGCTCACCCTGCCGTGGGGCGCCGCGCTCGCGCAGGCCCCGGCGTGGTCCCTGCCCGCCGCCCTCGCGCCGCTCGCGCAGGACGCCCCGCTGCCCGCGGACGCGCCCCAGCGGGAGGAGGAGCCCGAGGAGGAGCTCGACGAGGACACCCACCCCCGGCACCACCCCTGGCGCGCGCTGGCGGAGGTCACCGCCGTCAACCTGGCGCTGTGGACCTATGACCGGACGATTGGCGGCAAGGTCTGGGCGCGGGTGGACCTGCACACGTGGAAGAACAACCTGCGCACGGGCTTCGTCTGGGACGGGGACGGGTTCTCCGAGAACCAGTTCGCGCACCCGTACAACGGCAGCTTCTACTACGCGGCCGCCCGGGACAACGGCTTCTCCTACGCCGCCTCCGTGCCGTTCACGCTCCTGGGCAGCCTCCAGTGGGAGCTGTTTGGCGAGGTGTTCCCGCCGTCCATCAACGACCTCATCAACACCACCCTGGGCGGCTCGGCCATGGGCGAGGCCTTCTACCGGCTGTCCTCCATGGTGCTCGACACCGAGGCCACCGGGCGCAAGCGCTTCTTCCACGAGCTGGGCGCGGGGGCCCTCAGCCCCGTGCGCGGCGTCAACCGGCTGCTGCGCGGCGACGTGTCCCGCCACCACCCCACGCCCCGGGACTGGACCCCCACGTACTTCGCGAGCTGGGGCACGCTGGGCTACCTCCGGCTGGACGACGGCGGGTCCCTGGCCGGGGGCAAGAACCAGTACTTCGCCGAGTTCTCCCTGCGCTACGGGGACGCGTTCCGGGGGGCCTACCGCCGCCCGTTCGACGCCTTCGAGGCGCGCGCGCAGTTCACCACCCAGGAGCACAACCTGGTGAGCTACGCGCGGCTGCAGGGCCTGCTCACGGCGACGTCGCTGGCGCAGGGCGAGCGCGACGGGCTGCGCCTGGGCCTGTTCCAGCAGCTGTCGTACGTGGACACCTTCGCGTATGAGCTGGGAGGCCAGTCCGTCGCCGTGGGCCCGCTGTACCTGCACCAGCTCCCCGGGGACTCCACGCTGCGCTCGGCGCTGCTGCTGGACGGCCTCATCCTCATCGGCATCTCCTCCGAGCACAGCGGCACCGAGGGCCGCAACTACGACTACTGCTCCGGCGGCGGCTTCCAGTTCCAGGTCGCCTACGCGCGCGGCGCGTGGGACATCGTGTCGCTGGAGCTGGGGCTGTCACACCTCATCGTGGTGGACGGCTCCAGCGGTTCGCACCAGGTGCGCACCGCGCAGTTCCAGCTGGACCTGCCCATCCACCGCTGGCTGGGCCTGGGCGTGGAGGCCAACTACTTCCAGCGCCACAGCCGCTTCAGCGCCTTCCCGGATGTGACGAAGGACACGTACCAGCTGCGCTTCTTCATGTCCGTGCACTGA
- a CDS encoding pentapeptide repeat-containing protein produces the protein MPKAPTIEKLLQSGSAEWNRLRKSGQVANDHTGATFTQLFSANADLSGLGLVGSEWERCDLSKMNFRDTDLSNAYFHGGRLQDCDFRGANLEGCTFEKLKLLRCDFTGAKGLEDLELDDVDMDRVTGLDGEEAPPPPPPPVQGITAFTREQREKMLGQSHGGGGGAMDGAGSAHPDDLPPFRPQDPPGSLFFRALKHVGAPPLWVLDVPGLRPLLPQRLPPGSSLETLYREAVKTRLENKKPAADPGAVERAQKALRMGGKEANVAAVYLREVGVLPLFRFAAAKQLKGELRAEVEVDDLTGSIDPRTTGALLELRLTHEVVEHLHEVRRRLAAAQLYTSLLEAGFNPENNWEEALDSAEASMELAQAATGDDRQTLLEGFQVFAALPEEARLRRLAYLAESVSNLELLSRLPEGMEPPWLAGPEVRECHEREMTYVQSLKAQDIPSKVAALAKAELGVPEGEVPEDSDDDLFVHVRCDVCGKEKLIVQSPDA, from the coding sequence ATGCCGAAAGCCCCAACTATCGAGAAGCTGCTCCAGAGCGGCTCCGCCGAGTGGAACCGCCTGCGCAAGTCCGGACAGGTGGCCAACGACCACACGGGAGCCACGTTCACGCAGCTGTTCTCCGCCAACGCCGACCTGTCCGGGCTCGGACTGGTGGGCTCCGAGTGGGAGCGCTGTGACCTGTCGAAGATGAACTTCCGGGACACGGACCTCTCCAACGCCTATTTCCACGGAGGCCGCCTGCAGGACTGCGACTTCCGCGGCGCCAACCTGGAAGGCTGTACCTTCGAGAAGCTGAAGCTCCTGAGATGTGACTTCACCGGCGCCAAGGGTCTGGAGGACCTGGAGCTGGACGACGTGGACATGGACCGGGTGACGGGCCTGGATGGGGAGGAAGCCCCCCCGCCCCCGCCCCCGCCGGTCCAGGGAATCACGGCCTTCACGCGCGAGCAGCGCGAGAAGATGCTCGGCCAGTCGCACGGCGGCGGTGGCGGCGCGATGGACGGCGCGGGCTCCGCGCACCCGGACGACCTGCCCCCGTTCCGGCCGCAGGATCCGCCGGGCTCGCTCTTCTTCCGGGCGCTCAAGCACGTGGGCGCTCCCCCGCTCTGGGTGCTGGACGTGCCGGGCCTGCGCCCGCTCCTGCCGCAGCGGCTGCCGCCGGGCAGCTCGCTGGAGACGCTCTACCGCGAGGCGGTGAAGACGCGGCTGGAGAACAAGAAGCCCGCGGCGGACCCCGGCGCGGTGGAGCGCGCGCAGAAGGCGCTGCGCATGGGCGGCAAGGAGGCCAACGTCGCGGCGGTGTACCTGCGCGAGGTGGGCGTGCTGCCCCTGTTCCGCTTCGCCGCGGCCAAGCAGCTCAAGGGCGAGCTGCGCGCCGAGGTGGAGGTGGACGACCTCACGGGCTCCATCGACCCGCGCACCACGGGGGCGCTGCTGGAGCTGCGCCTGACGCACGAGGTGGTGGAGCACCTGCACGAGGTCCGCCGCCGGCTGGCCGCCGCGCAGCTGTACACGTCGCTGCTGGAGGCGGGCTTCAACCCGGAGAACAACTGGGAAGAGGCGCTGGACTCGGCCGAGGCGTCCATGGAGCTGGCGCAGGCGGCCACGGGCGACGACCGGCAGACGCTGCTGGAGGGCTTCCAGGTGTTCGCGGCCCTGCCGGAGGAGGCGCGCCTGCGTCGCCTGGCGTACCTGGCGGAGTCGGTGTCCAACCTGGAGCTGCTCAGCCGGCTGCCGGAGGGCATGGAGCCGCCGTGGCTCGCGGGCCCGGAGGTGCGCGAGTGCCACGAGCGCGAGATGACCTACGTGCAGTCGCTCAAGGCGCAGGACATCCCGTCCAAGGTGGCGGCGCTGGCCAAGGCGGAGCTGGGCGTGCCCGAGGGCGAGGTGCCCGAGGACAGCGACGACGACCTGTTCGTGCACGTGCGGTGTGACGTGTGCGGCAAGGAGAAGCTCATCGTCCAGTCGCCGGACGCGTGA
- a CDS encoding RluA family pseudouridine synthase — MIEYRIEADTVGMRLDKHLRKRMPNVPVSHLFKMIRTKKVRVNGKRAQPEQLLAEGDVLTIRGTEEQLTLAERPKSDRPPPPPPPVDPSRLVILKEDDWLMAVDKPSGMAVHTGSGITGGTLVDYVRAYLGPKATRNDFTASPAHRLDRETSGVILVAKRRPAMVHFTEIFTNGHPKKRYLTLVKGKMPKDSGVIDLPLAEHQQTAESKARRGVNMQEAVTRWKVVRQSSEAALLSCTIETGRTHQIRRHLVAVGHPVAGDKKYGDFAFNRDVRARWGLKRLFLHAERIEFPHPEDGRKVVVETPLPPELTDVLKRAALL, encoded by the coding sequence ATGATCGAGTACCGAATCGAAGCCGACACCGTCGGGATGCGGCTGGACAAGCACCTGCGCAAGCGGATGCCCAACGTCCCCGTCAGCCACCTCTTCAAGATGATCCGCACCAAGAAGGTGCGGGTCAACGGCAAGCGCGCGCAGCCGGAGCAGTTGCTCGCCGAAGGAGACGTGCTCACCATCCGCGGCACCGAAGAGCAGCTCACCCTGGCGGAGCGTCCGAAATCGGACCGTCCGCCCCCCCCGCCGCCGCCCGTGGACCCCTCACGGCTGGTCATCCTCAAGGAAGACGACTGGCTCATGGCCGTGGACAAGCCCAGTGGCATGGCCGTCCATACCGGCAGCGGCATCACCGGGGGCACCCTGGTGGACTACGTGCGGGCCTACCTGGGCCCCAAGGCCACCCGGAACGACTTCACCGCCTCCCCGGCCCACCGCCTGGACCGGGAGACCTCCGGCGTCATCCTGGTGGCCAAGCGCCGCCCGGCGATGGTCCATTTCACGGAAATCTTCACGAATGGCCACCCGAAGAAGCGCTACCTGACCCTGGTGAAGGGGAAGATGCCCAAGGACTCAGGGGTCATCGACCTGCCGCTCGCCGAGCACCAGCAGACGGCCGAGTCCAAGGCCCGTCGGGGAGTGAACATGCAGGAGGCCGTCACCCGCTGGAAGGTCGTGCGCCAGTCGAGCGAGGCAGCCCTCCTCTCCTGCACCATCGAGACCGGGCGCACGCATCAGATAAGAAGGCACCTGGTCGCCGTGGGCCACCCGGTGGCGGGTGACAAGAAGTACGGAGACTTCGCCTTCAACCGCGACGTGCGGGCGCGCTGGGGGCTCAAACGTCTGTTCCTGCACGCCGAGCGCATCGAATTTCCGCACCCCGAAGATGGAAGGAAGGTCGTCGTGGAGACCCCGCTTCCTCCCGAACTCACGGACGTGCTGAAGCGGGCGGCGCTCCTCTAA
- a CDS encoding penicillin-binding protein 1A — protein MSDPKTDRSGKKLVLDGVPPKRNILVRLMKLVAVLGLMGATAGALAIVAAYYIFSAGLPAIPKVDEYWPPIVTEVYTDDAVLAGEFYNERRKVVPYERIPKRLVQAFIASEDSSFFDHFGVDVLGTARAVSKTVLTKLGLRGGGVQGGSTLTQQTAKAVLISAEGYKEATAKTPKRKIREAILAFRLEQALTKEEILYLYLNNVFLGHHSYGVQSAAENYYRKDVRDLTLGEMTLIAGLPQAPSRYSPFLRPEAAKKRRSYVLGRMLIEGMISKAEHDQADAEPVKVYPVEDVFHEFAPYFVEQVRKDVVDRYGNPVLLKEGLKVFTTMDSERQRAAQDSVLNGLMSVDKRQGWRGPVLQLATDGERKAFIDKAKKAMGKEQLVENRLYVGVVSRIDDDGKGADVQVGPHQGRLPLLGMRWARKVNPEGYYPASMITSVKKALAVGDVVVLRHVAKKELTDDKEQWDRKLAEEIPDEGLKLFRLEQTPEAQSALVSIDPHRQYLTAMVGGYDFDDNEFNRAFQACRQPGSSFKPFVYSAALEQLDWTEATVIVDSPIVEHDPDNKVSWKPANYSEEFVGDVLLRTALVNSMNIPAVKTFGAVGVHNMADWAKKLGMTTPMNMDFSAALGSSCVYPFDLASVYATFNRYGRKKPTYFIRKVEDRFGRTLEDHTAFDDAWAPLQDRVAAGYARLFEPGEQVMSPETGYILTHLLRGVVLQGTGGPAQKLGKPAAGKTGTTNDSFDAWFAGYTKDLVTVAWVGYDLNPHPLGRYETGGRAALPIWLNYMKRALEGRPQPEFYPWQSMQLARLYIDKKTGKVSNPGAKGAELMFFKKGTEPKEAVPDKNQVGVDQFMMGAQ, from the coding sequence ATGTCCGACCCGAAGACTGACCGCAGCGGCAAGAAGCTGGTGCTCGACGGCGTTCCGCCCAAGCGCAACATCCTCGTGCGCTTGATGAAGCTCGTCGCCGTGCTGGGCCTGATGGGCGCCACCGCGGGGGCGCTCGCCATCGTGGCCGCCTACTACATCTTCTCCGCGGGGCTGCCCGCCATCCCGAAGGTGGACGAGTACTGGCCGCCCATCGTCACGGAGGTCTACACCGACGACGCCGTGCTCGCGGGCGAGTTCTACAACGAGCGGCGCAAGGTGGTGCCCTACGAGCGCATCCCCAAGCGGCTGGTGCAGGCGTTCATCGCCAGCGAGGACTCCAGCTTCTTCGACCACTTCGGCGTGGACGTGCTGGGCACCGCGCGCGCGGTGTCCAAGACGGTCCTGACCAAGCTGGGGCTCCGGGGCGGCGGCGTGCAGGGCGGCTCCACGCTCACGCAGCAGACCGCGAAGGCGGTCCTCATCTCCGCGGAGGGCTACAAGGAGGCCACCGCGAAGACGCCCAAGCGCAAGATTCGCGAGGCCATCCTCGCCTTCCGCCTGGAGCAGGCGCTGACCAAGGAGGAGATCCTCTACCTCTACTTGAACAACGTCTTCCTCGGGCACCACAGCTACGGCGTGCAGAGCGCGGCGGAGAACTACTACCGCAAGGACGTGCGCGACCTGACGCTGGGGGAGATGACGCTCATCGCGGGCCTGCCCCAGGCGCCCAGCCGCTACTCGCCCTTCCTGCGCCCGGAGGCCGCGAAGAAGCGCCGCTCCTACGTGCTGGGGCGCATGCTGATTGAAGGGATGATCTCCAAGGCGGAGCACGACCAGGCCGACGCGGAGCCGGTGAAGGTGTACCCCGTGGAGGACGTCTTCCACGAGTTCGCCCCGTACTTCGTGGAGCAGGTGCGCAAGGACGTGGTGGACCGCTACGGCAACCCCGTGCTGCTGAAGGAGGGCCTCAAGGTCTTCACCACCATGGACAGCGAGCGGCAGCGCGCGGCGCAGGACTCCGTGCTGAACGGCCTGATGTCCGTGGACAAGCGCCAGGGCTGGCGCGGCCCGGTGCTGCAGCTGGCCACCGACGGCGAGCGCAAGGCGTTCATCGACAAGGCGAAGAAGGCGATGGGCAAGGAGCAGCTCGTCGAGAACCGCCTCTACGTGGGCGTCGTCAGCCGCATCGACGACGACGGCAAGGGCGCGGACGTGCAGGTGGGGCCGCACCAGGGCCGGCTGCCGCTGCTGGGCATGCGCTGGGCGCGCAAGGTGAACCCGGAGGGCTACTACCCGGCGAGCATGATCACCTCCGTCAAGAAGGCCCTGGCGGTGGGCGACGTGGTGGTGCTCCGTCACGTCGCGAAGAAGGAGCTGACGGACGACAAGGAGCAGTGGGACCGGAAGCTGGCGGAGGAGATCCCCGACGAGGGCCTGAAGCTCTTCCGGCTGGAGCAGACCCCGGAGGCGCAGAGCGCGCTGGTCTCCATTGATCCGCACCGCCAGTACCTCACGGCGATGGTGGGCGGCTACGACTTCGACGACAACGAGTTCAACCGCGCCTTCCAGGCGTGCCGCCAGCCGGGCAGCTCCTTCAAGCCGTTCGTGTACTCGGCGGCGCTGGAGCAGCTGGACTGGACGGAGGCCACCGTCATCGTGGACTCGCCCATCGTGGAGCACGACCCGGACAACAAGGTGTCGTGGAAGCCGGCCAACTACAGCGAGGAGTTCGTGGGCGACGTGCTGCTGCGCACCGCGCTGGTGAACTCCATGAACATCCCCGCGGTGAAGACGTTCGGCGCGGTGGGCGTCCACAACATGGCGGACTGGGCGAAGAAGCTGGGCATGACGACGCCCATGAACATGGACTTCTCCGCGGCGCTGGGCTCGTCCTGCGTGTACCCGTTCGACCTGGCGAGCGTCTACGCGACCTTCAACCGCTACGGCCGCAAGAAGCCCACGTACTTCATCCGCAAGGTGGAGGACCGCTTCGGCCGCACGCTGGAGGACCACACCGCGTTCGACGACGCGTGGGCCCCGCTGCAGGACCGCGTGGCCGCGGGCTACGCGCGCCTCTTCGAGCCGGGCGAGCAGGTGATGAGCCCGGAGACGGGCTACATCCTCACGCACCTCTTGCGCGGCGTGGTGCTCCAGGGCACCGGTGGCCCGGCGCAGAAGCTGGGCAAGCCGGCGGCGGGCAAGACGGGCACGACGAACGACTCCTTCGACGCGTGGTTCGCCGGCTACACCAAGGACCTGGTGACGGTGGCGTGGGTGGGCTACGACCTGAACCCGCACCCGCTGGGCCGCTATGAGACCGGTGGCCGCGCGGCGCTGCCCATCTGGCTCAACTACATGAAGCGCGCGCTGGAGGGCCGGCCGCAGCCGGAGTTCTACCCCTGGCAGTCCATGCAGCTGGCGCGGCTCTACATCGACAAGAAGACGGGCAAGGTGTCCAACCCCGGCGCCAAGGGCGCGGAGCTGATGTTCTTCAAGAAGGGCACCGAGCCGAAGGAGGCCGTGCCCGACAAGAACCAGGTCGGGGTGGATCAATTCATGATGGGCGCGCAGTAG
- the pyrF gene encoding orotidine-5'-phosphate decarboxylase, which produces MTTPLTSFAERFAKLADARSPFCLGLDPSRDVLARWGLPDTAQGLSDFCERLADAAGDTLAVVKPQSAFFERHGPEGLVVLQRVLRRFRAAGTLTLLDVKRGDIGSTMDAYAESLFGEGSAYDVDAATFTAYLGLGALAKTVERARAHGACAFVVVRSSNPEGVPVQNAVGGDGRTVAQAVADGLRELNEKAGPGVLPAGAVMGATLPPADRDVVERLGGALLLTPGIGSQGAGFSDLPKLFSGRERQVLPTAARSVLEAGPDVAALKRALEAHQAPSRGFREGA; this is translated from the coding sequence ATGACGACCCCACTGACGTCCTTCGCCGAGCGCTTCGCGAAGCTCGCCGACGCGCGCTCGCCCTTCTGCCTGGGGCTGGACCCCTCGCGCGACGTGCTCGCCCGCTGGGGGCTGCCGGACACCGCGCAGGGCCTGTCCGACTTCTGCGAGCGCCTGGCCGACGCGGCCGGTGACACGCTCGCGGTGGTGAAGCCGCAGAGCGCGTTCTTCGAGCGCCACGGCCCCGAGGGGCTCGTCGTCCTCCAGCGCGTGCTCCGGCGCTTCCGCGCCGCCGGCACCCTCACCCTGCTGGACGTGAAGCGCGGCGACATCGGCTCCACCATGGACGCCTACGCGGAGTCCCTCTTCGGCGAGGGCAGCGCCTACGACGTGGACGCCGCCACCTTCACCGCGTACCTGGGCCTGGGCGCGCTCGCGAAGACGGTGGAGCGCGCGCGGGCCCACGGCGCCTGCGCCTTCGTCGTCGTGCGCTCGTCCAACCCGGAGGGCGTGCCCGTGCAGAACGCCGTGGGCGGCGACGGCCGCACCGTGGCCCAGGCGGTGGCGGACGGCCTGCGCGAGCTGAACGAGAAGGCGGGGCCCGGCGTGCTCCCCGCGGGCGCGGTGATGGGCGCCACGCTCCCCCCGGCGGACCGCGACGTGGTGGAGCGGCTGGGCGGCGCGCTGCTGCTCACGCCGGGAATCGGTTCGCAGGGCGCGGGCTTCAGCGACCTGCCGAAGCTCTTCTCCGGCCGCGAGCGGCAGGTGCTGCCCACCGCCGCGCGCTCGGTGCTGGAGGCGGGACCGGACGTGGCCGCGCTGAAGCGGGCCCTGGAAGCACATCAGGCGCCCTCGCGTGGTTTTCGCGAAGGCGCCTGA
- a CDS encoding SDR family NAD(P)-dependent oxidoreductase — protein MAEMTYRTALVTGASSGLGRGLALWLSKHGLRVFATGRRLSQLQALSAEAQAAGATVEPIVMDITHAEAAQERIRAIDAECGGLDLVVANAGVGGPTHGKRMDWDKARAIIDTNVTGAAATLCAVLPQMVERRRGHVVGISSLAGHRGLAGHAAYSASKAFLATFLESLRVDLKGTGVAVTCVYPGFVKSELTAKNHFPMPFLMETDDAVARMGRAIFAGETEVSFPWQLATSMRLLKAMPNPLFDATARRLK, from the coding sequence ATGGCGGAGATGACCTACCGGACGGCGCTGGTGACAGGCGCCTCGAGCGGGCTGGGACGTGGACTGGCGCTGTGGCTCTCGAAGCACGGCCTGCGCGTCTTCGCGACGGGCCGGCGGCTGTCTCAGCTGCAGGCCCTCTCCGCGGAGGCCCAGGCCGCGGGCGCCACGGTGGAGCCCATCGTCATGGACATCACCCACGCGGAGGCGGCCCAGGAGCGCATCCGCGCCATCGACGCGGAGTGTGGCGGCCTGGACCTGGTGGTGGCCAACGCGGGCGTCGGCGGCCCCACGCATGGCAAGCGCATGGACTGGGACAAGGCGCGCGCCATCATCGACACCAACGTCACCGGCGCCGCCGCCACGCTGTGCGCGGTGCTGCCCCAGATGGTGGAGCGCCGCCGGGGCCACGTGGTGGGCATCTCCAGCCTCGCGGGCCACCGGGGGCTGGCCGGCCACGCCGCCTACTCCGCGTCCAAGGCCTTCCTCGCCACCTTCCTGGAGAGCCTGCGCGTGGACCTGAAGGGCACGGGCGTCGCCGTGACGTGCGTCTACCCGGGCTTCGTGAAGAGCGAGCTCACCGCGAAGAACCACTTCCCCATGCCCTTCCTCATGGAGACCGACGACGCCGTCGCGCGCATGGGCCGCGCCATCTTCGCGGGTGAGACGGAGGTCAGCTTCCCCTGGCAGCTCGCCACCTCCATGCGCCTCTTGAAGGCCATGCCCAACCCCCTGTTCGACGCCACCGCGCGCCGCTTGAAGTGA
- a CDS encoding GatB/YqeY domain-containing protein codes for MRTVAEWKSTLRAALKEALRTRSALASAVLRETLAALDNAEAPDVSVAPPSVRGAVAGTAGGLGSGEVPRLELTPDAVRAVIAREIQERREAVALYVSLGRHDEANALQVQLDVLLAL; via the coding sequence ATGAGAACCGTCGCTGAATGGAAGTCGACGCTTCGCGCTGCCCTGAAAGAGGCGCTGCGCACCCGGAGCGCGCTGGCTTCGGCCGTCCTGCGTGAGACGCTCGCGGCCCTCGACAACGCGGAGGCTCCCGACGTGAGCGTCGCGCCCCCCTCCGTCCGTGGCGCCGTCGCCGGAACCGCCGGTGGGTTGGGGAGTGGGGAAGTGCCCCGCCTGGAGCTGACGCCGGACGCCGTGCGGGCCGTCATCGCGCGGGAGATTCAAGAGCGGCGGGAGGCGGTGGCGCTCTACGTCAGCCTCGGAAGACACGACGAAGCCAACGCCTTGCAGGTGCAGCTGGACGTGCTCCTGGCGCTTTGA